One Doryrhamphus excisus isolate RoL2022-K1 chromosome 17, RoL_Dexc_1.0, whole genome shotgun sequence genomic region harbors:
- the rhbg gene encoding ammonium transporter Rh type B: MTEASTNMRLKLPIVCFILQIILIILFGVLVEYDYETDAKKWHNKNHTDYDNDFYYRYPSFQDVHVMIFIGFGFLMTFLQRYGFSSVGFNFLTAAFALQWATLMQGFFHGMHGGKIHIGVESMINADFCTGSVLISFGAVLGKTSPIQLLIMALFEVTLFAVNEFILLSTIGAKDAGGSMTIHTFGAYFGLVVARVLYRPNLDKSKHRNSSVYHSDLFAMIGTIFLWMFWPSFNSAITAHGDDQHRTAMNTYYSLAACTLATYGMSALTAHDGKLDMVHIQNAALAGGVAAGTAGEMMLTPFGSMIVGFLAGIISVLGFKFLSPILEEKLKIQDTCGVHNLHGLPGILGAIVGAVTSALATSDTYGEGMSDVFPDVASGDIEASFQGLRQAISLAVTLGIALLGGLIVGFIMKLPVFGAPPDTICYEDSIYWEVPGAEESHEEQLTTVMSAETEKLNS; encoded by the exons ATGACTGAAGCATCCACCAACATGCGTCTGAAGCTGCCCATCGTGTGCTTCATCCTGCagatcatcctcatcatcctcttcGGGGTGCTGGTCGAGTACGACTACGAGACGGACGCCAAGAAATGGCACAACAAGAACCACACCGACTACGACAACGACTTCTACTACCGCTACCCAA GCTTCCAGGATGTGCACGTGATGATATTCATCGGTTTTGGCTTCCTCATGACTTTCCTGCAGCGCTACGGCTTCAGCAGTGTGGGCTTCAACTTTCTGACCGCTGCCTTTGCGCTGCAGTGGGCCACGCTCATGCAGGGCTTCTTCCACGGCATGCACGGCGGCAAGATCCACATCGGGGTGGAGAG CATGATCAATGCTGATTTCTGCACCGGCTCCGTCTTGATCTCCTTTGGAGCAGTTCTGGGTAAAACCAGTCCAATCCAGCTTTTGATCATGGCGCTGTTTGAGGTCACTCTGTTTGCTGTTAATGAGTTCATTCTGCTGTCTACTATCGGG GCCAAGGATGCTGGCGGTTCTATGACCATCCACACCTTTGGAGCTTACTTTGGCCTGGTGGTGGCTCGAGTCCTGTACCGTCCCAACCTGGACAAGAGCAAACACAGGAACAGCTCGGTGTACCACTCGGACCTCTTTGCTATGATTG GTACCATCTTCCTGTGGATGTTCTGGCCTAGCTTCAACTCGGCCATCACCGCACACGGAGACGACCAGCACCGCACGGCCATGAACACCTACTATTCGCTGGCCGCCTGCACGCTAGCCACCTACGGCATGTCCGCCCTCACGGCCCACGACGGCAAGCTGGACATG GTCCACATCCAAAATGCTGCCCTGGCCGGTGGCGTCGCGGCGGGAACGGCTGGCGAAATGATGCTGACTCCGTTTGGCTCCATGATTGTTGGCTTCTTGGCTGGCATCATCTCAGTGCTGGGCTTCAAGTTCCTCTCG CCCATTCTGGAGGAGAAGCTGAAGATCCAAGACACCTGTGGGGTCCACAACCTCCACGGCTTGCCTGGCATCCTGGGAGCCATTGTGGGGGCGGTCACCTCTGCCCTGGCGACCTCGGACACTTACGGAGAAGG CATGTCAGATGTGTTCCCTGATGTGGCGAGTGGAGACATCGAGGCTTCCTTCCAAGGCCTCCGACAGGCCATCTCCTTGGCGGTGACCCTGGGCATCGCTCTGCTGGGTGGGCTCATCGTCG GGTTCATAATGAAGTTGCCTGTCTTTGGTGCACCTCCTGACACCATCTGCTATGAGGACAGCATCTACTGGGAG GTGCCCGGGGCCGAGGAGTCTCATGAGGAACAGCTGACCACGGTCATGTCGGCTGAGACCGAGAAACTCAAcagttag